Proteins encoded in a region of the Roseateles sp. SL47 genome:
- a CDS encoding histidine triad nucleotide-binding protein: MSHDPHCIFCKIVAGQIPSKKVYEDDELLVFHDIHPWAPVHVLLIPKLHITSMADLQPEHAGLMGRMTVLVPRLMKELGVTNGFRTIVNTGSDGGQEVFHLHMHAIGGPRPWLKG, translated from the coding sequence ATGAGCCACGATCCCCACTGCATTTTCTGCAAGATCGTCGCGGGCCAGATCCCGTCGAAGAAGGTCTATGAAGACGACGAACTGCTGGTCTTTCACGACATCCACCCCTGGGCCCCGGTCCATGTGCTGCTGATCCCCAAGCTGCACATCACCAGCATGGCCGACCTGCAACCCGAACATGCCGGGCTGATGGGCCGCATGACGGTGCTGGTGCCCCGGTTGATGAAGGAATTGGGCGTGACCAACGGATTCCGCACGATCGTCAACACCGGTTCGGATGGCGGCCAGGAGGTCTTCCACCTGCACATGCACGCCATCGGCGGTCCGCGCCCCTGGTTGAAAGGCTGA
- a CDS encoding VOC family protein produces MISYVTLGSNDRTKAKSFFDAALAPLGLQAAYADDEMVGYGPAGGPSQLWIVEPLDGLDAHPGNGNMLALAASTRGQVDQVHAAALAAGGRDEGRPGLREQYGPHFYAAYFRDLDGHKIAVICRSPE; encoded by the coding sequence ATGATCAGCTACGTCACGCTCGGCAGCAACGACCGGACCAAGGCCAAGTCCTTCTTTGATGCGGCGCTTGCGCCCCTGGGCCTGCAGGCGGCTTATGCCGATGATGAAATGGTGGGTTATGGCCCGGCGGGGGGGCCCTCCCAGCTCTGGATCGTGGAACCGTTGGATGGTCTCGATGCGCATCCGGGCAACGGCAACATGCTGGCGCTGGCGGCATCCACCCGGGGTCAGGTGGATCAGGTGCATGCGGCGGCGCTGGCGGCGGGTGGCCGGGACGAAGGCCGCCCGGGCCTACGGGAGCAGTATGGTCCGCACTTCTACGCTGCGTACTTCCGCGATCTGGACGGCCACAAGATTGCCGTCATCTGCCGCAGCCCGGAATGA
- the slmA gene encoding nucleoid occlusion factor SlmA: MHTSPPDTTDPAANKNAELPRKRLKPGERRVQILQTLASMLEQPGAERVTTAALAARLEVSEAALYRHFASKAQMFEGLIEFIESSIFSLLNQIAERESSGLAQAQRIVAVLLQFGERNPGMARVMVGDALVYENERLVARMNQFFDKVESALRQALRSAAEASGSSTPTVEAQSQASVLVSFIIGRLQRYARSGFKRLPTEQLDAAMRMLS; encoded by the coding sequence ATGCACACCAGCCCCCCAGACACCACGGATCCTGCCGCAAACAAAAACGCCGAGCTGCCGCGCAAGCGCCTGAAGCCCGGCGAACGTCGCGTGCAGATCCTCCAGACCCTGGCCAGCATGCTGGAACAACCAGGCGCCGAGCGGGTGACCACCGCTGCCCTGGCCGCACGCCTGGAGGTGAGCGAAGCCGCGCTGTATCGCCATTTCGCCAGCAAAGCCCAGATGTTCGAAGGGCTGATCGAGTTCATCGAATCCAGCATCTTCTCGCTGCTCAATCAGATCGCCGAACGCGAGTCGTCGGGCCTGGCCCAGGCCCAGCGCATCGTGGCCGTGCTGCTGCAATTTGGTGAACGCAACCCCGGCATGGCCCGGGTGATGGTGGGTGACGCGCTGGTCTACGAAAACGAGCGTCTGGTCGCCCGGATGAATCAATTCTTCGACAAGGTCGAATCCGCATTGCGTCAGGCCCTGCGCTCCGCCGCCGAGGCCTCCGGTTCCAGCACGCCGACGGTGGAAGCCCAGTCGCAGGCGTCCGTCCTGGTGAGCTTCATCATCGGACGGCTGCAGCGTTATGCGCGCTCAGGCTTCAAGCGCCTGCCCACCGAGCAGCTGGACGCCGCGATGCGGATGCTGTCCTGA
- a CDS encoding phosphoribosyl-ATP diphosphatase produces MDAKQDLTGADVLAHLGAVVAQRRDEGEPDKSYVAKLFAKGLDHILKKVGEEATEVVLAAKDGDPQKLVYEVADLWFHSIVALAALKVEPGLVLAELARREGLSGLEEFAARSRMPTSPQTSPPTAPSFQPPGQGG; encoded by the coding sequence ATGGATGCCAAGCAGGACCTGACCGGCGCTGACGTGCTGGCCCACCTCGGTGCCGTGGTGGCCCAGCGCCGCGATGAGGGTGAGCCGGACAAGAGCTATGTGGCCAAGCTGTTTGCCAAGGGCCTGGACCACATCCTGAAAAAGGTGGGGGAAGAAGCCACCGAAGTGGTGCTGGCCGCCAAGGATGGTGACCCCCAGAAGCTGGTGTATGAAGTGGCGGACCTGTGGTTTCACTCCATCGTGGCCCTGGCCGCACTGAAGGTGGAGCCGGGCCTGGTGCTGGCCGAACTGGCACGCCGCGAAGGACTGTCCGGTCTGGAGGAGTTTGCGGCGCGGTCAAGGATGCCCACCTCCCCACAGACATCCCCACCAACAGCCCCATCCTTTCAGCCGCCAGGGCAGGGCGGCTGA
- a CDS encoding NUDIX domain-containing protein — protein MSDTRKTTSTPQTGASSPWPADRVPVDVAVGVLVRRGPDGQEEDFLLTSRPDGKVYAGYWEFPGGKLEQGETVAQALRRELQEELGITIGDAHPWKVEMMDYPHARVRLHFCKVYQWDGEFEMREQQAMAWQRLPVQVQPVLPGTIPVLRWFAEERAHTGPTHVG, from the coding sequence ATGTCTGACACCCGCAAGACGACCTCCACCCCCCAGACCGGTGCATCTTCCCCCTGGCCGGCCGACCGCGTCCCGGTGGACGTTGCCGTCGGTGTGCTGGTGCGCCGCGGCCCGGATGGCCAGGAAGAGGACTTCCTGCTGACCTCCCGCCCGGACGGCAAGGTCTATGCGGGCTACTGGGAATTCCCGGGCGGCAAGCTGGAGCAGGGCGAGACCGTGGCGCAGGCCCTGCGCCGCGAATTGCAGGAAGAACTGGGCATCACCATCGGCGACGCACACCCCTGGAAGGTGGAAATGATGGACTACCCCCATGCGCGGGTGCGTCTGCATTTCTGCAAGGTCTACCAATGGGACGGCGAGTTCGAAATGCGCGAGCAGCAGGCCATGGCCTGGCAGCGCCTGCCGGTGCAGGTGCAGCCGGTGCTGCCCGGCACGATCCCGGTGCTGCGCTGGTTTGCCGAGGAACGCGCCCACACCGGGCCCACCCATGTCGGCTGA
- the tatB gene encoding Sec-independent protein translocase protein TatB: MIDFGFDKLMLIGGVALVVLGPERLPRVARTVGHLLGKAQRYVSDVKAEVNRSIELEELQKMKNQFQTAVNDVENTVRQEVDSAQQALHSTWSDLAVDGGSNESAMAYEAPAPVYSHPGKNWRLKRGATPLWYKQRHGVRRHTQSGAARVARFRPPRRAS, from the coding sequence ATGATCGATTTCGGCTTTGACAAGCTGATGCTGATCGGCGGTGTTGCGCTGGTCGTGCTCGGCCCGGAGCGTCTGCCCCGGGTGGCCCGTACCGTGGGCCATCTGCTGGGCAAGGCTCAGCGTTATGTGTCCGACGTGAAGGCCGAGGTCAACCGTTCGATCGAACTGGAAGAGCTTCAGAAGATGAAGAACCAGTTCCAGACGGCGGTGAACGACGTGGAAAACACGGTTCGGCAGGAAGTGGACTCGGCCCAGCAGGCCCTTCACTCCACCTGGTCCGACCTGGCGGTGGATGGCGGCTCGAACGAGTCGGCCATGGCCTATGAAGCGCCCGCGCCGGTCTACAGCCATCCCGGCAAGAACTGGCGGCTCAAACGGGGCGCCACGCCGCTCTGGTACAAGCAGCGGCATGGTGTGCGCCGGCACACCCAATCCGGCGCGGCTCGTGTGGCCCGCTTCCGTCCTCCACGCCGAGCTTCATGA
- a CDS encoding response regulator: MSLFSVLIVEDQLRFREGFAHALEKAPDIRLVGMATDLPQGRKMFDQTRPDVLLVDLDLPGGSGIELIRHAAHVAPECEVMVISVFGDEQHVLSSIEAGATGYLLKDSLALDLPGQLRSLRAGGSPISPVIARRLLLRLAPQNGHGSRGFTDSASMPLVDEQVVALSEQESRVLHLAAKGFTFDEIAQFMNVSPHTIMTYVKRTYRKLQVRSKVEAIYEARRLGWLRD; encoded by the coding sequence ATGTCACTGTTCAGCGTGTTGATCGTCGAGGACCAGCTTCGCTTTCGCGAAGGGTTCGCCCATGCGCTTGAAAAAGCGCCCGACATTCGTCTGGTCGGTATGGCCACCGACCTGCCGCAAGGCCGGAAAATGTTCGACCAGACCCGGCCCGATGTGCTGCTGGTCGATCTCGACCTGCCCGGCGGTAGCGGCATCGAGTTGATCCGCCATGCCGCCCATGTGGCCCCCGAGTGCGAGGTGATGGTCATCTCGGTGTTCGGGGACGAGCAGCATGTGCTGTCCAGCATCGAGGCCGGCGCCACGGGCTATCTGCTCAAGGATTCACTCGCCCTCGATCTGCCCGGCCAGCTACGCTCCTTGCGCGCCGGCGGCAGCCCCATCAGCCCGGTGATCGCGCGCCGCCTGCTCTTGCGTCTGGCCCCCCAGAACGGCCACGGCTCCCGCGGCTTCACCGATTCGGCCTCGATGCCGCTGGTGGACGAGCAAGTGGTAGCCCTCTCCGAGCAGGAGTCGCGCGTGCTGCATCTCGCCGCCAAGGGCTTTACCTTCGATGAGATCGCGCAGTTCATGAATGTGTCGCCGCACACCATCATGACGTACGTGAAACGCACCTACCGCAAACTGCAGGTGCGATCGAAGGTGGAGGCGATTTACGAGGCCCGACGCCTGGGCTGGCTGCGCGACTGA
- the hisI gene encoding phosphoribosyl-AMP cyclohydrolase, with translation MEWLDQIKWDADGLVPVIAQEQGSGDVLMFAWMNREAVARTAELGEAVYWSRSRQKLWHKGEESGHVQQVHSIRMDCDNDVLLLTITQRGHEPGIACHTGRHSCFFQRLDQGRWTPVEPVLKDPAQIYKS, from the coding sequence ATGGAATGGCTCGATCAGATCAAGTGGGACGCCGACGGCCTGGTGCCGGTCATCGCGCAGGAGCAAGGCTCCGGCGACGTGCTGATGTTTGCGTGGATGAATCGCGAGGCCGTGGCCCGCACCGCCGAGCTGGGTGAAGCGGTCTACTGGAGCCGTTCGCGCCAGAAGCTCTGGCACAAGGGTGAAGAATCCGGCCATGTGCAGCAGGTCCACAGCATCCGCATGGACTGCGACAACGACGTGCTGCTGCTCACCATCACCCAGCGGGGCCATGAACCGGGCATCGCCTGCCATACCGGCCGGCACAGCTGCTTTTTCCAGCGCCTGGACCAGGGCCGCTGGACCCCTGTGGAGCCGGTCCTGAAGGACCCGGCCCAGATCTACAAGAGTTGA
- the tatC gene encoding twin-arginine translocase subunit TatC: MSSPQDDASKDELAGTEQPFVSHLMELRDRLIRALLAVGLAFGVLCLYPGPGGLFDLLAVPLVSNLPQGSSMIATNVLSPFLVPLKITLLAAFLVALPVVLYQVWSFVAPGLYSHEKRLVMPLVVSSTLLFFAGVAFCYFVVFAKVFTFIQSFAPKSITAAPDIEAYLGFVMNMFIAFGAAFEVPVVVVVLSRMGLVTVDQLKQFRGYFIVIAFVIAAVITPPDIVSQLALAIPMCILYEVGIWASNAFVRYSRAPDADPAENGQGPST; this comes from the coding sequence ATGAGCAGCCCCCAAGACGACGCCTCCAAAGACGAACTGGCCGGTACCGAACAGCCTTTTGTCTCCCACCTCATGGAGCTGCGCGACCGGTTGATCCGCGCGCTGCTGGCCGTGGGCCTGGCCTTTGGTGTGCTCTGCCTCTATCCCGGCCCCGGCGGGTTGTTCGACCTGCTGGCGGTGCCGCTGGTGTCGAACCTGCCGCAAGGCAGCTCGATGATCGCCACCAACGTGTTGTCACCGTTCCTGGTGCCGCTGAAGATCACGCTGCTGGCCGCCTTCCTGGTGGCTTTGCCGGTGGTGCTGTATCAGGTCTGGTCCTTTGTGGCGCCAGGGCTGTACTCGCATGAAAAACGCCTGGTGATGCCTCTGGTGGTTTCGAGCACCTTGCTGTTTTTTGCAGGCGTGGCGTTCTGCTACTTCGTGGTGTTCGCCAAGGTGTTCACCTTCATTCAGAGCTTTGCGCCCAAGAGCATCACCGCCGCGCCGGACATCGAGGCCTATCTGGGCTTTGTGATGAACATGTTCATCGCCTTCGGTGCAGCGTTTGAAGTGCCGGTGGTGGTGGTGGTGCTGTCGCGGATGGGGTTGGTGACGGTGGACCAGCTCAAGCAGTTCCGCGGGTATTTCATCGTGATCGCCTTTGTGATTGCCGCCGTGATCACGCCGCCGGACATCGTTTCGCAACTGGCCCTGGCCATCCCGATGTGCATCCTCTACGAAGTGGGCATCTGGGCATCCAACGCCTTTGTGCGCTACAGCCGCGCGCCGGATGCGGACCCGGCTGAAAACGGCCAAGGCCCGAGCACCTGA
- a CDS encoding cation diffusion facilitator family transporter — MQVQHYMKLSVLVALVTITLKMAAWHWTGSVSLLSDAMESLVNLAGALFGLGMVTIARRPPDEDHPFGHHKAEYFSSAFEGALILVAALGIAWTAVERLRAPQPLQGLDVGVALSLISTLINGVLAWAMLKASREHRSIALEADARHLFTDVWTSVGVVIGLIGVSITGWNWLDPLLALLVALNILREAVHLMWRSTGGLMDQALSGEDQQAIHAVLTRFTGPDLHFDHVATRMAGQRRYVDLHLHVPAPWTLGRAAALRGEVEQALMQALPGLRASIQLLPVNVETRFDELERTPASPVNTSENTP, encoded by the coding sequence ATGCAAGTACAGCACTATATGAAACTCTCGGTGCTGGTCGCCCTGGTGACCATCACCCTGAAGATGGCGGCCTGGCACTGGACCGGGTCGGTGAGTTTGCTCTCGGATGCCATGGAATCGCTGGTCAACCTGGCGGGAGCGCTGTTCGGCCTGGGCATGGTGACGATTGCGCGGCGCCCCCCGGACGAGGACCACCCTTTTGGCCACCACAAGGCCGAGTATTTCTCCAGCGCCTTCGAAGGCGCGCTCATTCTGGTGGCGGCGTTGGGCATTGCCTGGACGGCGGTGGAACGCTTGCGTGCGCCCCAGCCGCTGCAGGGCCTGGATGTGGGCGTGGCGCTCTCGCTCATCAGTACCCTCATCAACGGTGTGCTGGCCTGGGCGATGCTCAAGGCCTCGCGTGAGCACCGCTCGATTGCGCTGGAGGCGGATGCCCGCCACCTCTTCACCGATGTCTGGACCTCCGTGGGGGTGGTGATCGGCCTCATCGGCGTGAGCATCACCGGCTGGAACTGGCTGGACCCCTTGCTGGCGCTGCTGGTGGCGCTCAACATTTTGCGCGAAGCGGTGCACCTCATGTGGCGGTCCACGGGGGGCCTGATGGACCAGGCGCTCTCGGGCGAAGACCAGCAGGCCATCCATGCGGTGCTGACGCGTTTCACGGGCCCGGACCTGCATTTTGACCACGTGGCCACCCGCATGGCGGGCCAGCGGCGGTATGTGGATCTTCATTTGCATGTGCCGGCGCCCTGGACCCTGGGCCGGGCGGCGGCTTTGCGGGGGGAGGTGGAGCAGGCCCTGATGCAGGCGCTGCCAGGCCTGCGCGCCAGCATTCAACTCCTGCCCGTGAATGTGGAAACCCGTTTTGACGAGCTTGAACGCACCCCTGCCTCTCCTGTGAATACCTCGGAAAACACCCCATGA
- a CDS encoding pyrimidine 5'-nucleotidase, with product MRGRVWLFDLDDTLHHASGGIFAELGVAMNAYIVRHLGVSAQQAQELRRKYWLRYGATLLGLVRHHQVVASHFLHETHALPQLERVLRASSPDIAWLRRLQGRKVLLTNAPRHYAQRVLKALDLQHVFDAVVTVEQMKIFGHWRPKPDVRMFRHVCARLKAQPSQCILVEDSPHNLKAARSLGMSTVWMRGFTPSHVQHRPAFVDRRVTHLRQLTAWPTSPTSPTSPTSPTSPDSRGRKTRKR from the coding sequence ATGAGGGGGCGGGTCTGGTTGTTTGATCTGGACGATACGCTGCACCATGCGTCCGGCGGGATCTTTGCGGAGCTCGGGGTGGCCATGAATGCCTATATCGTGCGCCATCTCGGCGTGTCTGCGCAGCAGGCACAGGAATTGCGCCGGAAGTACTGGCTGAGGTATGGCGCTACCCTGCTCGGGTTGGTGCGCCACCATCAGGTCGTGGCCTCCCACTTTCTCCATGAAACCCACGCGTTGCCCCAGCTTGAGCGCGTGCTCAGAGCCTCCTCGCCAGACATCGCCTGGCTGCGCCGCCTTCAAGGGCGCAAAGTGCTGTTGACCAATGCGCCTCGCCATTACGCCCAGCGCGTGCTAAAAGCCCTGGATCTGCAGCATGTGTTCGATGCGGTGGTGACCGTCGAGCAGATGAAGATCTTCGGGCACTGGCGGCCCAAACCCGATGTCCGCATGTTTCGCCATGTGTGCGCCCGCCTGAAGGCCCAACCCTCCCAGTGCATCCTCGTGGAGGACAGCCCCCACAACCTCAAGGCCGCTCGCAGCCTCGGGATGTCCACCGTGTGGATGCGCGGCTTTACACCCTCCCATGTCCAGCATCGGCCCGCCTTCGTCGATCGACGGGTGACCCATCTGCGTCAACTCACCGCCTGGCCCACCTCGCCCACCTCGCCCACCTCGCCCACCTCGCCCACCTCCCCGGATTCGAGGGGGAGGAAAACACGCAAGCGCTGA
- the tatA gene encoding Sec-independent protein translocase subunit TatA: MGSMSIWHWLIVLVVVIAVFGTKKLRNVGGDLGAAVKGFKDGMRDGGTGSTETPPQQVANANKATDPNTVDVDAKHRS, from the coding sequence ATGGGTAGTATGAGCATCTGGCACTGGCTGATTGTGCTGGTGGTCGTCATCGCGGTGTTCGGCACCAAGAAGCTGCGCAATGTGGGCGGTGACCTGGGCGCGGCGGTCAAGGGTTTCAAGGACGGCATGCGTGATGGCGGCACCGGCAGCACCGAGACGCCGCCGCAGCAAGTGGCCAACGCCAACAAGGCCACCGATCCCAACACGGTGGACGTTGACGCCAAGCACCGCAGCTGA
- a CDS encoding tripartite tricarboxylate transporter substrate-binding protein has protein sequence MKKTLLACVAALSVGAAWADYPDKPVTIVVPFSAGGPTDKVARDLAEALRKPLNATIVIENVGGAGGTLGATKVSKASPDGYTLLLHHIGMATSPSLYRNLQYKTLDDFEYLGLINEVPMTIISRPTLPANTYAELTKWIDGNKGKINLANAGLGSASHLCGLLYQSTLKTDMTTVPYKGTGPAMTDLIGGQVDIMCDQTTNTTSQIESGKVKAFAVTTPKRLGGGLAKLPTLEEAGLKNFNVTIWHGLYAPKGTPKPVLEKINTALKAALKDADFHKREEALGAVIVTDGRVNPAEHKKFVEAEINKWSPVIKAAGQYAD, from the coding sequence ATGAAGAAGACTTTGCTCGCCTGCGTTGCGGCGTTGAGCGTAGGCGCCGCCTGGGCCGACTACCCCGACAAGCCGGTGACCATCGTCGTCCCGTTCTCCGCCGGCGGCCCGACCGACAAGGTGGCCCGCGATCTGGCCGAGGCGCTGCGCAAGCCGCTGAACGCCACCATCGTGATCGAGAACGTCGGCGGAGCTGGCGGTACGCTGGGCGCCACCAAGGTGTCCAAGGCCTCCCCGGATGGTTATACGCTGCTGCTGCATCACATCGGCATGGCCACGTCGCCCTCGCTCTATCGCAACCTGCAATACAAGACGCTGGACGATTTCGAATATCTCGGGCTGATCAATGAAGTGCCGATGACCATCATTTCGCGCCCGACGCTGCCGGCCAATACTTATGCAGAACTGACCAAATGGATTGATGGCAACAAGGGCAAGATCAATCTGGCCAATGCAGGGCTGGGGTCTGCATCGCATCTATGCGGTCTGCTCTATCAGAGCACCTTGAAGACCGACATGACCACCGTCCCTTACAAGGGCACCGGCCCGGCCATGACCGATCTGATTGGGGGGCAGGTGGACATCATGTGCGACCAGACCACCAACACCACCAGCCAGATCGAGAGCGGCAAGGTGAAAGCCTTTGCGGTGACCACACCCAAGCGTCTGGGTGGCGGCCTGGCGAAGCTGCCGACGCTGGAAGAGGCCGGTCTGAAGAACTTCAATGTGACGATCTGGCACGGGCTCTACGCGCCGAAGGGTACGCCGAAGCCGGTGCTGGAGAAAATCAATACGGCCTTGAAGGCGGCCTTGAAGGACGCCGATTTCCACAAGCGCGAGGAAGCGCTGGGGGCTGTGATCGTGACGGACGGACGGGTGAATCCGGCAGAGCACAAGAAGTTTGTGGAAGCCGAGATCAACAAGTGGAGTCCGGTGATCAAGGCCGCCGGCCAGTATGCGGATTGA
- the dtd gene encoding D-aminoacyl-tRNA deacylase yields the protein MMALLQRVRRARVDVADRCTGEIGPGFLLLLCAEPHDTEASAEKLIQKVLKLRVFSDDAGKMNRSLQDTAGGLLIVSQFTLAADTSSGNRPSFTGAAPAALGRQLYDHAVAYARQQHPTVATGEFGADMQVSLVNDGPVTIPIRL from the coding sequence ATGATGGCGCTCCTCCAACGTGTCCGCCGCGCCCGTGTCGACGTCGCAGACCGCTGTACCGGCGAGATCGGTCCGGGATTTCTTCTGCTGCTTTGCGCCGAACCTCACGACACGGAAGCCTCGGCCGAGAAGCTCATCCAGAAGGTGCTCAAGCTCCGCGTCTTCAGTGACGACGCGGGCAAGATGAACCGCAGCCTGCAGGACACTGCGGGTGGGCTGCTCATCGTTTCCCAGTTCACGCTGGCGGCGGACACTTCCAGCGGCAACCGTCCCAGCTTCACGGGTGCGGCTCCGGCGGCGCTGGGTCGGCAGTTGTATGACCATGCAGTGGCCTACGCACGCCAACAGCACCCCACGGTGGCCACCGGGGAATTTGGGGCGGACATGCAGGTCAGCCTGGTCAACGACGGCCCTGTCACCATTCCTATTCGTCTTTGA
- a CDS encoding DUF4870 family protein, which produces MNENLSLNALPAEKLESLKQLTLIVYILQALGFMTVITSVVAIIVNYIKREETEGTIYASHFTWQIRTFWWSLLWGALSVPLMLIGVGVVTMAIDVIWVIYRLVKGILNWNDNKPMPV; this is translated from the coding sequence ATGAATGAGAACCTGAGCCTGAATGCCTTGCCGGCCGAAAAGCTGGAAAGCCTCAAGCAGTTGACGTTGATCGTCTACATCCTCCAGGCGCTGGGTTTCATGACGGTCATCACCAGCGTTGTTGCCATCATCGTGAATTACATCAAGCGCGAAGAGACCGAGGGCACGATCTATGCCAGCCACTTCACCTGGCAGATCCGCACCTTCTGGTGGAGCCTGCTGTGGGGCGCCCTGAGTGTGCCTCTCATGCTGATCGGGGTGGGGGTGGTCACCATGGCCATTGATGTCATCTGGGTGATCTACCGCCTCGTCAAGGGCATCCTGAACTGGAACGACAACAAGCCGATGCCGGTTTGA
- a CDS encoding ATP-binding protein, whose product MSDALDALLQRADALLSRLEAVLPQPLTAPDWSAAVAFRYRKRGASARLEPVRHLSAIRLADLKEVEAQKERLLRNTRQFVAGQPANNVLLTGARGTGKSSLIKACLNEFAGQGLRLIEVDKTDLVDLPELADLVADRPERFVIFCDDLSFDEGEAGYKALKSMLDGSVAAATDNLLIYATSNRRHLLPEQMKDNLAYTHAERDGLVEVHPGEAVEEKISLSERFGLWISFYSFSQQEYLAIVAQWLSHFGLTAAQIEAARQPSLVWALERGSRSGRVAYQFARDLAGRGGVDESFPSPASGTAASSGAGPGAGAGAGAGGGPGGSASSVAVAEPEGPQGLDHV is encoded by the coding sequence ATGTCCGATGCCCTTGATGCCCTGCTGCAGCGCGCCGACGCGCTGCTGAGCCGCCTGGAAGCGGTACTGCCGCAACCGCTGACAGCGCCGGACTGGTCCGCCGCCGTGGCCTTCCGCTACCGCAAGCGGGGGGCCAGCGCCCGGCTGGAGCCGGTGCGGCACCTCTCCGCCATCCGCCTGGCCGACCTGAAGGAAGTGGAAGCGCAGAAAGAACGCCTGCTGCGCAATACCCGTCAATTCGTGGCCGGCCAGCCCGCCAACAACGTGCTGCTGACCGGCGCCCGTGGCACCGGCAAGAGCTCGCTGATCAAGGCCTGCCTGAATGAATTTGCCGGCCAGGGCCTGCGGCTGATCGAGGTGGACAAGACCGACCTGGTCGATCTGCCCGAGCTGGCCGACCTGGTGGCCGACCGCCCCGAACGCTTTGTGATCTTCTGCGACGACCTCAGCTTTGATGAGGGTGAAGCCGGTTACAAGGCGCTGAAGTCGATGCTGGACGGCTCCGTCGCCGCCGCCACCGACAATCTGCTGATCTACGCCACCAGCAACCGCCGCCATCTGCTGCCCGAGCAGATGAAGGACAACCTTGCCTACACCCATGCCGAGCGGGACGGCCTTGTGGAAGTCCATCCCGGCGAAGCGGTGGAAGAAAAAATCTCCCTGTCCGAACGCTTTGGCCTGTGGATCAGCTTTTACAGCTTCAGCCAACAGGAATATCTGGCCATCGTGGCCCAGTGGCTGAGCCATTTCGGGCTAACCGCCGCCCAGATCGAAGCCGCCCGCCAGCCGTCCCTCGTGTGGGCCCTGGAGCGTGGCTCGCGGTCTGGCCGGGTGGCCTATCAATTTGCGCGTGATCTGGCAGGGCGGGGCGGGGTGGATGAGTCCTTCCCATCGCCGGCCTCTGGCACGGCAGCTTCTTCCGGGGCTGGCCCCGGTGCAGGCGCTGGTGCAGGCGCTGGTGGAGGCCCTGGTGGTTCGGCCTCTTCTGTCGCTGTGGCCGAGCCGGAAGGACCGCAGGGCCTGGATCATGTCTGA
- the argB gene encoding acetylglutamate kinase — translation MKQDPSAPAAPAAAQASAHAPGDLSHIPPRDKAELLSQALPYIRKYHGKTIVIKYGGNAMTDPALQQDFAEDVVLLKLVGLNPVVVHGGGPQIEDALNKLGKKGHFIQGMRVTDEETMSVVEWVLAGEVQQDIVGLINVAGGKAVGLTGRDGGMIRAKKLKMVDKDDPAKEHDVGQVGDIVSIDPSVVKALQDDQFIPVISPIGFGESNESYNINADVVAGKLAEVLKAEKLVLLTNTPGVLDKAGNLLTDLSAREIDELFADGTLSGGMLPKIASALDAARSGVKAVHIIDGRVPHAMLLEILSEQAYGTMIRSH, via the coding sequence ATGAAGCAAGACCCCTCAGCGCCTGCAGCTCCCGCCGCCGCCCAAGCATCTGCCCACGCGCCAGGTGACCTCAGCCACATCCCGCCGCGGGACAAGGCGGAGTTGCTGTCCCAGGCCTTGCCTTACATCCGCAAATATCACGGCAAGACGATCGTGATCAAGTACGGCGGCAACGCCATGACCGACCCGGCCCTGCAGCAGGATTTCGCCGAGGATGTGGTGCTGCTGAAGCTGGTCGGCCTGAACCCGGTGGTGGTGCATGGCGGCGGCCCGCAGATCGAGGATGCGCTCAACAAGTTGGGCAAAAAGGGCCACTTCATCCAGGGCATGCGTGTCACCGATGAAGAGACCATGAGCGTGGTCGAATGGGTGCTGGCCGGTGAGGTGCAGCAGGACATCGTCGGCCTGATCAACGTCGCCGGCGGCAAGGCCGTGGGCCTGACTGGCCGCGATGGCGGCATGATCCGCGCCAAGAAGCTGAAGATGGTGGACAAGGACGACCCCGCCAAGGAACACGATGTGGGCCAGGTGGGCGATATCGTGTCCATCGACCCGAGCGTGGTGAAAGCCCTGCAGGACGATCAGTTCATCCCGGTGATCAGCCCCATCGGCTTCGGCGAAAGCAACGAGAGCTACAACATCAATGCCGATGTGGTGGCCGGCAAGCTGGCGGAGGTGCTGAAGGCGGAGAAGCTGGTGCTGCTGACCAATACGCCTGGGGTGCTGGACAAGGCCGGCAATCTGCTGACCGATCTGTCGGCGCGCGAGATCGACGAGCTGTTTGCCGACGGCACGCTGTCCGGAGGGATGCTGCCGAAGATCGCGTCGGCGCTGGATGCCGCTCGCAGCGGCGTGAAGGCGGTGCACATCATCGACGGACGGGTGCCGCATGCGATGTTGCTGGAGATCCTCTCCGAGCAGGCGTATGGGACCATGATTCGATCTCATTAG